The following proteins are encoded in a genomic region of Phragmites australis chromosome 9, lpPhrAust1.1, whole genome shotgun sequence:
- the LOC133928932 gene encoding myb-related protein 308-like: MGRSPCCEKAHTNKGAWTKEEDERLVAHIRAHGEGCWRSLPKAAGLLRCGKSCRLRWMNYLRPDLKRGNFTDDEDELIIRLHSLLGNKWSLIAGQLPGRTDNEIKNYWNTHIKRKLLASGIDPQTHRPLRGGTEAAAGSAAVQLQHMTIPLTTAAARFAAKPPPPPESSNDSGRSSSGASTGEPRCPDLNLDLSVGPAAAAETPTSQPVCLCYRLGLRAGEACSCQADNPGPQGFRYFRPLEQGQYL, encoded by the exons ATGGGGAGGTCGCCGTGCTGCGAGAAGGCGCACACGAACAAGGGGGCGTGGACCAAGGAGGAGGACGAGCGGCTGGTCGCGCACATCAGGGCGCACGGGGAGGGGTGCTGGCGCTCGCTGCCCAAGGCTGCGGGCCTGCTGCGATGCGGCAAGAGCTGCAGGCTGCGGTGGATGAACTACCTCCGCCCCGACCTCAAGCGCGGCAACTTcaccgacgacgaggacgagctCATCATCCGGCTCCACAGCCTCCTCGGCAACAA GTGGTCTCTGATCGCCGGGCAGCTGCCGGGCAGGACGgacaacgagatcaagaacTACTGGAACACGCACATCAAGCGCAAGCTCCTCGCCAGCGGCATCGACCCGCAGACGCACCGCCCGCTCAGAGGCGGCACTGAAGCCGCCGCCGGCAGCGCGGCGGTGCAGCTGCAGCACATGACCATCCCTTTGACAACCGCAGCCGCCAGGTTCGCcgcgaagccgccgccgccgccggagtcaTCGAACGACAGCGGACGCAGCAGCAGCGGCGCGAGCACGGGGGAGCCGCGGTGCCCCGACCTCAACCTCGACCTGTCCGtggggccggcggcggcagccgagACGCCCACATCGCAGCCGGTGTGCCTGTGCTACCGCCTCGGCCTCCGCGCTGGAGAGGCGTGCAGCTGTCAGGCTGACAACCCGGGCCCGCAGGGGTTTAGATATTTCAGGCCGTTGGAACAAGGCCAGTACTTATGA